CACGTGACGCTGTCCATGGCCGCCCATGCGTGCCTGACTGTCCTGCGGGCCCGCGAACTCGATACGGAGAAAGCAGAAACGGATCCTCCCAGCTCATCCACCTCAGCCTCGCCGAGATCAGACGCCTGATCACTCGCCTCACCCACCGGCAGCCCCCGCCTGTCGACCGCATCCTGCACTGGTCGACTTGGCGACGCCGACGACAACACCAAGCCCGCGTCAGTCGCCACAAACGACGAGGACACAGCCCATAACACCTGCCCACCAGTCAGAACAAACGCCGTTGCGGTACTAGCGTTTCGGGCGCTGCCTCAGCCTCTGACGGTGACGGGCTCGGCGCCCTCGGCAGCAGCCGGCACCACCGCGACCGTACGGCGCGGGCGCCGTCGGGACCAGCGGGTCGACTCGGAGAATTGAGTTGACCCGCCGAGCATGGAGCTGGCCTGCGGGTCCGCCAGTCACTGGCACCACAACCGGCCGTCCGTTTGCTCGCCGTGAACTCGCAGCGCCCCAGGCTCTGCACACCGAAACGACTCAGTAGGGCGCTGGAGCGGGAGTCCTGGATCCGCAGCTGCCGTGCGTGCGCCTCTGCCGGAGTCGACCTCATGGCCTGGAGGTCCGTTTCGGCCACGGGCCGGTCCGCATGTGCCAGCACTGGCAAGCCGAGCTTCCGGCGACTACCGCCTGTCACGGGTGGTCGTTGTCGCAGGTCAGTCAGTTGGCTTGGACAGGGAGTCGGCGACACGAGGACCTCGAGAGCATAATCGCGTGTTCGATTTCTGTTCGAGTATGGTGGAGATCTAGCCAGGGTGGTTAGGACGTAATTGGGGGTATGTGACCGGAGGTCCCGATGGGTGGTGGTGTGCATCTGCATGTCGCCAGCGGCTACTCCGCCCGCTACGGCGCTTCCCACCCGCACGACCTGGTCGCCCGTGCCGCCGAGCGCGGCATCACCACGCTCGCGCTGACCGATCGCGACACCGTCACGGGCATCGTCCGCTTCGCGAAAGCCGCCATGGCGGCGGGCGTACGGCCGGTTTTCGGCGTCGACGTCGCGGTCGCGCCGCGCAGCCCGGCCGGCAGCGCCGCCAGGGTGCGGACACCGGTGCGCGGTGGCGCGCATGTGGCCGAGGCGCCGCTGAGAGTCACGCTCCTCGCCCAGGACCCGTCCGGGTGGGGTTATCTGTGCCGGATCGTGTCGGCCGTCCACGCGAACGCCGCCGGCGGCCCGCCGGTCGTGTCCTGGCCAGTACTCCAGCAGCACGCAGACCGGGGCCTCACGATCCTGCTCGGGCCCGCGGCGGAGCCGATCCGGGCGTTGTCGGCCGGGCGGCCGGACATTGCCGAGCAACTCCTGGTGCCGTGGCGGGAGCTTGCGGGGGCGAGCCTGCGTCTGGAGGTCCTTCACTGGGGGCTGGAAGGCCTCGGACCTGGCTCGTTGCGGCTCGCCGCCCACACCCTCGGGCTGGCCGACCGGCTTTCCATCCCCACGGTGCTGACGAACGCGGTGCGCTACGCGGACCCCGCTCAGCACCGGATCGCGGACGTCCTGGACGCAGCCCGGCTGCTGCGCCCGATCAACCGCCGGCGATTGGACTGTGGTGAGCGGTGGTTGAACGGCCCGGCCGAGCTGGCGGCTGCGGCGGAGCAGATCTGTGAGGCCGCCGGTGCCGGCCCGGGCCGCGCGGCGAAGTTGCTCGCCGAGACCGCACGGACCGCTGAACAGTGTGTGATCGATCCGGTCGCCGATCTCGGGCTCGGTACCCCGCATTTTCCCGAGCCGACCGTGGTCGGCGCTGAGCCCGGTGCGGGTGGGCCGATGCGGCTGCTGAGGCAGCGGTGCGAGGCCGGGATGGTTGCCCGCGGTCTGGACCGTGACCGGCGGGCGGTCGAGCAGCTCGACTATGAGCTCGGCATCATCGGCCGGCTCGGTTTCGAGGCCTACTTCCTCGCGGTTGCTCAAGTGGTTGCCGACGTACGTGATATGGGGATCCGGGTCGCCGCCCGCGGTTCCGGCGCCGGTTCCATGGTCAATCACTCCTTGTTCGTGGCTACAGCGAACCCTTTGGAGCACCGGTTGTTGTTCGAGCGGTTCCTGTCGGAGCGTCGGGCCTCGTTGCCGGATATCGACGTCGATGTGGAGTCCGCTCGTCGTCTGGAGGTGTACGACCGGATCTTCGAGCGGTTCGGCTCGGAGCGGGTCGCGGTGACGGGGATGCCGGAGACCTGGCGGGCGCGTCACGCGCTTCGTGACACCGGTCTTGCCCTTGGTCTGCCGCCGCGGACGGTCGACCGGATCGCGAAGTCCTTCCCGCACATCCGGGCCTGCGACATCCGCGGAGCGCTCAAGGAGCTCCCCGAGCTGCGGCAGCTCGCCGCCGAGGCTGATTCGTACGGTCCGTTGTGGGAGCTCGCCGAAGGGCTCGACGCGCTGCCGCGTGGGATCGCGATGCACCCGTGCGGTGTGATCCTGTCGAACGCGACCTTGCTGGACCGGCTGCCGGTGCAGCCGACGCCGGGCGGGCAGTACCCGATGGTCCAGGCCGACAAGGAGGACGTCGAGGACCTCGGCCTGCTCAAGCTCGATGTTCTCGGGGTGCGGATGCAGTCGGCGATGGCGCACGCCGTCACCGAGATTCGCCGCACGACCGGGCGGCAGATCGACCTCGACAACCCTGACCACGTGCCGCTGGACGACCAGTTCGCCTTCGCTTTGATCCAGGACTCGGACACCGTGGGGATGTTCCAGCTCGAGTCGCCCGGTCAGCAGGACCTGGTCGGTAGGCTCCAGCCCCGCGACCCGCAGGACGTCATCGCCGACATCTCCCTGTTCCGGCCGGGCCCAGTGCAGGGCGGGATGCCCGCGCTCTACGTCGCCGCCCGGCACGGCGCCGCCCCCGTCTATCCGCACCCCGATCTCGAACCCGTGCTGAGCGATACGTACGGGGTGACGATCTGGCACGAGCAGATCATCGACATCCTGGCCGTGATGACCGGTTGCGACCGTGCCCTGGCCGAGGTCGCCCGCCGCGCTCTCGCCGACGAGAAGCGCCTACCCAAGCTCGAAGTGTGGTTCCGGGAGGAGGCCGGCGCCCGCGGCTACAGTACGAAGGTCCTAGACGAGGTGTGGGAGATCGTCGCCTCGTTCGGCGCATACGGCTTCTGCCGCGCCCACGCCGTCGCCTTCGCCGTCCCCGCCCTCCAGTCGGCCTGGCTCAAAGCCCACCATCCGGCCGCGCTGTATGCGGGGCTGCTGGAGCACGACCCCGGCATGTGGCCGCTGCGTGTGATCGTCGCCGACGCCCGCCGCCACAACGTGCCCGTGCTGCCCGTCGACGTGAACAAATCCGCGCCCGCCCACCAGGTCGAGCAGACCGACACAGGCTTCGGCGTACGGCTCTCGCTGTCCTCTGTGAAGGGCATCAGCGAGGAGCAGGTTGCCCGGATTGCTGCCGGTCAGCCCTACAACTCCCTGCAGGACTTCTGGCAGCGGGCCCACCCGGCGCTGCCGATCACCGAACGCCTGATCCAGATCGGCGCGCTCAACCAGCTCAAGGGCGACCAGACGCGGCGCGATCTGCTGCTCCAGGCCGCCGAGCTCCACCGGCACACTCGTACCCGTCCCAGTGCCGGACAGCTCCCGATCGATGACGCCCTCATCACCGCCGGGCCGTCCGGGCTGCGGGAGATGAGCAGCCGCGAGACTCTCGACGCCGAACTCAGCGTGCTGAAGATCGACGTCTCCCAGCACCTCATGGAGCACCACCACCGGTTGCTGCGGGAGATCGGTGCCACCGATGCCAAGCACCTCAAGGCGATGCACCCCGGGCAGCAGGTCCTGGTCGCCGGGGTTCGCGCTTCCACTCAGACGCCGCCCATCCCGTCCGGCAAGCGCGTCATCTTCGTCACCCTCGAAGACGGCTTCGGACTGGTCGACATCGCGTTTTTCGAGGACTCCCACGAGGCGTG
This is a stretch of genomic DNA from Streptomyces sp. NBC_01717. It encodes these proteins:
- a CDS encoding DNA polymerase III subunit alpha; this encodes MGGGVHLHVASGYSARYGASHPHDLVARAAERGITTLALTDRDTVTGIVRFAKAAMAAGVRPVFGVDVAVAPRSPAGSAARVRTPVRGGAHVAEAPLRVTLLAQDPSGWGYLCRIVSAVHANAAGGPPVVSWPVLQQHADRGLTILLGPAAEPIRALSAGRPDIAEQLLVPWRELAGASLRLEVLHWGLEGLGPGSLRLAAHTLGLADRLSIPTVLTNAVRYADPAQHRIADVLDAARLLRPINRRRLDCGERWLNGPAELAAAAEQICEAAGAGPGRAAKLLAETARTAEQCVIDPVADLGLGTPHFPEPTVVGAEPGAGGPMRLLRQRCEAGMVARGLDRDRRAVEQLDYELGIIGRLGFEAYFLAVAQVVADVRDMGIRVAARGSGAGSMVNHSLFVATANPLEHRLLFERFLSERRASLPDIDVDVESARRLEVYDRIFERFGSERVAVTGMPETWRARHALRDTGLALGLPPRTVDRIAKSFPHIRACDIRGALKELPELRQLAAEADSYGPLWELAEGLDALPRGIAMHPCGVILSNATLLDRLPVQPTPGGQYPMVQADKEDVEDLGLLKLDVLGVRMQSAMAHAVTEIRRTTGRQIDLDNPDHVPLDDQFAFALIQDSDTVGMFQLESPGQQDLVGRLQPRDPQDVIADISLFRPGPVQGGMPALYVAARHGAAPVYPHPDLEPVLSDTYGVTIWHEQIIDILAVMTGCDRALAEVARRALADEKRLPKLEVWFREEAGARGYSTKVLDEVWEIVASFGAYGFCRAHAVAFAVPALQSAWLKAHHPAALYAGLLEHDPGMWPLRVIVADARRHNVPVLPVDVNKSAPAHQVEQTDTGFGVRLSLSSVKGISEEQVARIAAGQPYNSLQDFWQRAHPALPITERLIQIGALNQLKGDQTRRDLLLQAAELHRHTRTRPSAGQLPIDDALITAGPSGLREMSSRETLDAELSVLKIDVSQHLMEHHHRLLREIGATDAKHLKAMHPGQQVLVAGVRASTQTPPIPSGKRVIFVTLEDGFGLVDIAFFEDSHEACAHTIFHNGLLLVRGTVEARGPRRTVVGHMVWDLEELAAARRDHGPEAVLDILGRREPAPTPAQPADTPARTLTNGTAGAKLHPYADLQPAGTRSADLTRLGHTSPGSAG